GTCTCTTCGTTGTAGTCGCGCCCTGCGAGGCTGAAGGAATACCGCCCCTCGCGCACCTCTACGGCAACGCCGGCGTCGCTGAGCGGCCTGGCAACCAGCTTGGCAGGCAAGGGGCCTTTGCCCGCCAAGAGCTCTACGATGAAGTTGCGAGCGAGGTCGTGCAACAGCCCTAGTTGCTTCTTCTTCGACCCACGGTGCCGCCCAGCGGCTACGCCGCGGCGGCTCTGTCCCGAAAACTCGACCTGGCTCGAGGCTTCACGCTGGCGGCTACCCGGCGACCTGGGCAAATAGGCCGTTCATGTTTCCTACAGCCACCCAATGGTACACGGCCCTGGCGGAACTGGCCCACGCGGTGGGCCTCTTCTCGCAGAGCGTTTCGGTGGATGAGATGCTGCGTAGCCTCTCCGGCCGCGCCGTGCGTTGATGCGGCCGGGCCCTGGGACGATTTCGCTGGTGAGATTTCTGGGTTAACCTCCTGCGGGTGCGAGCCTTTGTATGGGACGGTCGGCGCGCCAGCGTCGTGGAGGACCATCCGGAGCCGGCTCTCGGTGCCGGGATGGCATTGGTCGAGGTGCGGCTGGCGGGGATCTGCTCGACCGACCTGCAGATTCTCGCGGGCTATATGGGTTTTCGCGGAATCCTCGGCCACGAATTCGTCGGCGAGGTGATCGAGGGTCCCGACGAGCTGGTCGGCGCGCGCGTTGCCGGCAAGATCAACTTCGCCTGCGGACTGCGCAATCAGGGCATCCACTCTGGCCCCCTTCGCGGTGCGGAGGCGCTGCCGGTACCGACCTCGCTCCTCATCGATGGCGAGGGCAAGGTTCTCTGGATGGATCAGTCGGAGAACTATCAACAGCGCTCCGGCTCCGACTATGTGCTGGCCGCCTTGCGGACGCATCTGGACTAGGTCCAGGGCGCCTCGTTGAACCAGCCGTTCATGTCGGCTATCCGCGGCTGCGGATGAACAAGCGCTAGCCAACGCGCGCAGATTCGATCGCTGTTCGATGGCTCTGTCGGGCGGCGCGCCGGGGGCGCGTCGCCTGGGTCAGCTCGGGTCCCGGACCGTGCACTCGTAGGCGCCCGTAACGGTCGCTATCGGTGTGCACGCGCCGGTGTAGCCCGGTGGTCCACTCCAGGTCTGGTTCTCGACATCGTGGGTGAATTGGATGGTCGGGGAATTGTAGCAGCTGACGGACGCGGCGGTTGCCGAGCCAAGGACGGGCGCGGACGTGCCGCTGTTGATCGAGGTTGCCGTCGCGAAGCCAGACGCCTGGCAGGATACGGCGGAAAATCCACGGCTGCTCAAGTAATCGATGACCAGTTGACCGGTTTGGGGCGGCGCTGGGGGGACGGGCTTGGGGCCGAGATTGCCGACCGATCGAGACCCGTTCTTGTTGCAATGCACCGTCTTGTACGTGACGACGGTCCCGGTCGGTCTGTCGTTGATGCCGTCGAAGTGCATGTTCTTGCCGGTGCACCAGTTTGGTTGCTTTCCCATCGAGCAGGAAACCTGAAAGTTCTGGTCGCTCGGGTTCACATAGGTGCCGGGCTTCTCGATGTCGTCAATGGGCGGGCAGGATCCCGCATCGATGAACTTCTGCATGTTGACCTCTCGAGTCAGATCGAGCCAGTTGGGCTCATCGTCGACGAGGTTCACCAACGTGCAGAGCGCTTTGCAATTCGGGTGCGGATTTCGACACAAGCCGATCAGCCCCCGCTCGCCGGAGGAATAGGCAGGAACGATACCGGGGCAGTCGTTCTGGACGTCCCACTGGGAAGGTGGCCACGCGGCGTTGCCCCAGTTGGAGGGCTCCTCTCGCGGCCAGCCATTCCCCCCGCAGAATTCCTGGGGAATGAGAAGGCTTCCGTCCTCGAGCTCGAAGCACATCCCCAGGGAGTCTTCACCAAAGGACTCCTTGCAATCCAGTCGCCCGCAATCCGCGTCGTTGATGACGGCACGAATGTATTCGTCTCGGCTGTTCATGTGGGTCGGCAACTGAAGGGCAAACGGCGTTGCCACCACCGCAAAGCCGAGTCCCCGCAGGGTTTCGGCGTCGTAGAGGTAGGTCTTTTCCTTCTTCTGTTCAGTGTACAGCGGCCATTCGCCGAAGCCGTCGTATTGGGTCGTGGTCGCCTTGCAGGGACCGATCTCACAGTCCGTGGGGAAATCGAGTCCCGCCAGGATCGTGTTCTCTGCGTCCGAACCATCGTCGCCGCACCCCGCCAACGCCACGGCGAGGGGAAGAACCCAGAGACGACACCGTCGGAGCGCCGCCTTCACAGAGTCTCTCGGCATCTGCTCAATCCTTCAGGGGGGCCAGGTTTGCGTAGGCAATCAGTTTCCAGCCGGAGTCGGTTTCCAGCCAGACGGCCATTCGTTCATGGGAGCCGCGAGCCACCGACTTGCCGCCGATGACTTCGTCGAGCGCATCCACCTGGAAGGTGACGACGAGTGCGGGGCCGCTTCTCGTCGTCTTGAAGTTGGCCAGGGTGGGCGACCCCGTCTTCATGTCGCGGATCAGGTCCAATTCACCCTTGCGGTTTCGCACCCCGTCGGTGTGAACGGATTGAAAGCCCTCGGCGAGCATCCGCTCGACGACGGCGTGGTCCCCTTTCGCCGAGGCGTCGAAAAAGGAGCGGATCAACGTTTCGCCCGGATCGTCGCCCGCCGAGGCCGGAACCGGTGCGAGAAAGAGAAACAGCGCTGCCGCCCGGGTTGCTGTCCAGATGCTGCTCTTCATGATCCATCCCTCCTGGTTTGACTGATCGCCGATGGCATGACCGGAACCGTCGGAGCATATCACCGGGCGCGTCTGCGTCTAGACGTCGGGATGATCGCCATCGTAAGGACGATTTCTTCGTCTCGGGGGCCGCTCGTCGAGCGACAGACGCGATTCGCCGCCGAGCCTCGAGCGAGGTTCCTTCAAGGATTCACCGGAGGAGGGCTCGCGGACTCCCGACGTCGACCACGCCGATGCCCAGGTGTACGTCGTCAAAGACGTCGGGATCAGTGGGCCTGATTTACAAGAGACACTTCCGGCACGTTTGTCCGCCTACGCAGCTCGTAGATTCTGTCGCTTACGACGAGCCATTGTCTTCTTCTTGATCTGTTCTCGGCGCGTCAGGATCCCGGTGCGCCGCCCATGATAGGCATCGGCAGGAGTCACGTTGTCCAGTGACTCGTGGTAGCGCCGATGGTTGTAGTGCTCGACGAAGCGACTGATCGCACGCTCGAGCTCCCACGGACTGTAGTAGTTCTCCAGCTTCACCACGTTCTTCATCGACCGGTGGTAGCGCTCGATCTTCCCCTGCGTTTGCGGATGGTATGGCGCTCCTCGCGTGGCAGAAAGAGGCGCACGCATACGTCCGATAAGGCGCCGTTAGGTCGGATTGGAGCCAAAAAGGGGCTTTATGTCGGCTATCCGCATGGAGCTGCGACGGGGCCGAGCCGTCGGTCTGCACGGAAGGTGAATTCCGTGTCGACCTGCCAGTCATTGCGCGGGTCGGATTCGCCAAGGTGCGCGAGGCAACCCGCGCTCTCGTGAGCATGCGATCCGTTTCTCGGCCCGTAGTACGAGGGGCTCTCGTCATGCCACAACCGGGCAGTGACGACGATCCGCGCACCGCGGGTGGCACCTGACGGCGCTGCGTCCTCGGACAAGCGACGCCATGCGAGCGAATCCCGTTGCCGGCATCGGACTGGAGAGGGAGGGGATTCCCCGAGGGCGCGGAAGGCTGGGGCTACAACGGGAGCCCGGGAGCTCCGTGCGACCGGATCAAGATCCGCAAGATCCGCAAGAGCGGCGTGAGCGTTCTGTGCCGGGGCGACGGCGCGATGGACGAGGAATTCACGCTTCCCGTCGGAGCTCGCAGCGTGGTTGACGAGCTGACGGTGGGAGGAATTCGCTACTGCAGCGTCTTCAAGCCGCCGTACTCCAAGGACGACGGCCGGCGCCCGCTCTGGAAGGAGAAGGTTCGGAAGCAGGATTACTACCTGCTCACGGCGTGTCCGGACATCGACACGGGGCCCTGAGAAACGCAGACGTGCTCGCTGCCTTCCTCCCTCGAGCAGGCCGGGGCGAGGCGGTCGCGATGGTCCAATGCGATCGACCCTACCGTGGGTGACCCAGCGAGAGGTGTGCGCTATCGTCACGCGGTATGGGCAAGAGCGAACGGGCCGCGCCCCGCTACACCTTCGGCGACCAGGGACCGGCGTCCGAGCGACTCCGTCGTCTCGCTTCTCTCTACCGCCCGCTCAGCACAGAAGCGCTCGAGAGAGCCTGTCTTGCCTGCGGAACCCCCGTCGGCACCGCGATCGATCTCGGCGCCGGACCCGGATACACGACCGAGCTGGTCGCTGAAATCAGCCGGGCGGGGCGCGTGGTGGGCTACGAGCGCTCCGCGGCCTTCTGCGCCGAGGCAAGGGCACGGATTCCCGGATCGGTCGAATTCGTCGAGCAAGACGTTGCGGGGGCCGCGCTCCCGATCCGAGGCGTCGATCTCGCGTTCTGCCGCTTTCTCCTCACCCACCTCCCCGATCCGATCGCCACGCTGAGCTATTGGCGTGAGGCCCTGCGGCCCCGCGGCATCCTCGTGCTGATCGAACTCGAGCGGCTCTCCTCCACCGACCCCACGCTGGCGCGCTACTACGAGATCATCGACGGAGTGCAGGCGCAGAACGGCCAACGAATGTACATCGGCGAATCCCTGGAAGGATTGGCGCGCGATGCCGGCTACGCGATCACGGACTCGCGGGCGGTCGAACCCGGAATCCCCGCCGCCCAGATGGCCACCCTGCACCGACCGAATCTCGACAACGTACGCCAGGATCCCTGGGTGATGGCCAACTTCGGCGACGCCGAAGTCGACGACGTCGCGGCGGGCCTCGAGCGCATCGCCGCCGAGCAAGACCGCCGCACTCCGATTGAAAACGTCTTGCGGGTCGTCCTGGCGCGACGGGACGCCCCGGCCTAGCTCGAGACGCGATCGCTCGAGCCCGAAACCCGGATCGGGTTCCCGACTGCCTCGCGGCACACGCAAGGCTCGAGGGACGGGGGCGCGCGACCTAGAGCGCACGGACCCCCCGCGGACCGACGCCCCTCTTCGGCAACTTCACGACGAAGAAGCCGCCGTTGTCGAGGACGGATCGCCCGCTGGGAAACCAGGCCTCGACGAAGGTCGGAAGGATGAACGGCCTATTTGCCGTCCATGAGGCAGAAAGAGGCGCACGCATACGTCCGATAAGGCGCCGTTAGGTCGGATTGGAGCCAAAAAGGGGCTTTATGTCGGCTATCCGCTATCATCGTCCAAGGACACCCGAGCACAGGACGCTCTGCCGTGGACGCCAGCAAAGTCGATAAGATGCGTGAGCAGGTAGAGAGCGCCCCCGACGACCCGTGGGCTCACTACAACCTGGGCGTCGCCTACGACCAGGTGGGGCAAACGGAGGAGGCCCTGGCGGCCTTCGGCCAGGCCCTCGCCCTGAACCCGGAGATGATGGAGGCGCGCTTCAACCAGGGCGTCGGGCTGCTCGAGCTCGGCCGCAACGAAGACGCGCGCGGAAACCTTGAGGCCGTCACCCAGATCGCCCCCGACTTCCCGCCGGGCTGGTTCATGCTCGGCGTCGTGTGCGGCGTGCTCGAGGATCTGCCGGCGGCCGTCGCGGCGACCCGACAGGGGCTGGCGCTGGACCCCAAGAGCCCCCCGGGCTGGAGCAACCTGGCGCGGATGCTCGCGCAGCAGGGCGACCTGAGCGCGGGGATGGACGCCTTCAAGCAAGCCATCGAGGTGCAGCCGGACTTCATCGGCGCCTACCTGGGGCTCGGGACCGTGTTCGCATGGAGCCGGGAGCCGGAGCTGCGCGAGCAGATCCCGATGCTCCACGACCCCTTCCGCATGAACCTGCAGGACGCCGAGGACGGCCTTCGCTTCACCCTCGCCCTGCTCTGTCTCGGCCAGACCGAGGACATGCGAGCGAGCATGGCGCCGCTCCGGGAGGCGAGGCCGGAGTACGCGGCCATCGTCGAGCGCCTCGCCAAGGGCGCCTAGCCCTCAGGAGGTGCAGATGGGCCGCACGGAGGCGCCGTCGATGGCGCAGCCGTTCTGGCACACGGCCTGATCATCCACGTCGGGCAAGTGGAAGGTCAGGATGTCCGTCCGCCCCGTGCGCCTTCATGTCGGCTATCCGCTGGAGCGACTCACGCCGATCTCTCGCAGCGTGCGACGCACAGACAGACCCGAGCCCTCGACCAGGCGGATCACCTGTCGCTTCTCCGCCGCCTTCAATCGCACGTACCGTCGTCCGAGCCGGAGCCCAGCACGTTTTTTTGAGCAACCGATTCTCCAGCACCGTCTCCGCAAGAGCGTGCTTCAGGCAGTCGTTCTCATCCTGCAGACCCTTCACCTCAGGAGCGCTCGCCTCGCGCTTCGTGTCGACCACAAGACGCTTCTTCCCGGCCTACAGAAACTCCTTGGACCAGCGGTAGCAGAGATTCGGAGCGAGCCCCTCGCGGCGGCACAGAGCTGCAATGCTCTCTTCCCCACGCAGTCCTTCGAGGACGATGCGGATCTTCTCTTCCGCCGAAAAACGACGGCGTGTCTTGCGCT
This genomic stretch from Candidatus Binatia bacterium harbors:
- a CDS encoding nuclear transport factor 2 family protein; the protein is MKSSIWTATRAAALFLFLAPVPASAGDDPGETLIRSFFDASAKGDHAVVERMLAEGFQSVHTDGVRNRKGELDLIRDMKTGSPTLANFKTTRSGPALVVTFQVDALDEVIGGKSVARGSHERMAVWLETDSGWKLIAYANLAPLKD
- a CDS encoding class I SAM-dependent methyltransferase, with the translated sequence MGKSERAAPRYTFGDQGPASERLRRLASLYRPLSTEALERACLACGTPVGTAIDLGAGPGYTTELVAEISRAGRVVGYERSAAFCAEARARIPGSVEFVEQDVAGAALPIRGVDLAFCRFLLTHLPDPIATLSYWREALRPRGILVLIELERLSSTDPTLARYYEIIDGVQAQNGQRMYIGESLEGLARDAGYAITDSRAVEPGIPAAQMATLHRPNLDNVRQDPWVMANFGDAEVDDVAAGLERIAAEQDRRTPIENVLRVVLARRDAPA
- a CDS encoding alcohol dehydrogenase catalytic domain-containing protein; its protein translation is MRAFVWDGRRASVVEDHPEPALGAGMALVEVRLAGICSTDLQILAGYMGFRGILGHEFVGEVIEGPDELVGARVAGKINFACGLRNQGIHSGPLRGAEALPVPTSLLIDGEGKVLWMDQSENYQQRSGSDYVLAALRTHLD
- a CDS encoding tetratricopeptide repeat protein is translated as MREQVESAPDDPWAHYNLGVAYDQVGQTEEALAAFGQALALNPEMMEARFNQGVGLLELGRNEDARGNLEAVTQIAPDFPPGWFMLGVVCGVLEDLPAAVAATRQGLALDPKSPPGWSNLARMLAQQGDLSAGMDAFKQAIEVQPDFIGAYLGLGTVFAWSREPELREQIPMLHDPFRMNLQDAEDGLRFTLALLCLGQTEDMRASMAPLREARPEYAAIVERLAKGA